The following coding sequences are from one Trichoplusia ni isolate ovarian cell line Hi5 chromosome 15, tn1, whole genome shotgun sequence window:
- the LOC113501145 gene encoding golgin subfamily B member 1-like isoform X5: MSFITKRERVFNEYNLYDLPARNEGKLKAYASCTDARAWSHFCSDKSEHLVEIIKRNNETVRPKYLPTNVIVDTLMVAKNAEIARLKRKIEGFEQMLAAYEQLDLSCDQRCEIAQAHAAIKAANKELDELYLDLDLSGFTGEGVDSEGFQTGKSRGDESTFEETLLPISNQRYEPRMDQRMEQRTTPRMTPRTDPRMDTRTDTRMEQSMTPRTEPRLSTRMEPRLSTRTDPRTDPRTDPRTDPRMDPRTDTRMDTRMEPRLSTRTDPRTDPRMDTRMDTRMEPRTDTHMEPRMEQRMEPRTGQRMESPKPVKESKAIQNDVKCACDAATLVNNTGYDEMKDTIIAKDAKLSAMKNTIAVMENDVCEPYCYYAHIYTALEKIFGILCQNDKYRQYLKLLTAGKDTRCIDIKGHILFKLKVLEKFCCALIAPCTQDFVSHGTVHKDDCACYRVDLVSRVEPTYALTTAEANQPSLDNKRAHLVADIIKNDEMKEILDKDDEEYKLEDEQTDDVFVIDNYNIDGENLKRLKRLQENYDDLMTCYEAIKHEKDCLEIRCKKYEEVEKEFETLKAQMREYNSLWNEKEHYRKRSIDLDSLKEQYLILSDETSSLETQLKAETEINHIKCKAMEGLRNENIMLEKKLNEASIAFEKEKNALLCKLKEADCRVICQGQQIKNLNQQIDKLIEQDRDKLDLSMPDADMHSVAFYDEIESTKEQIKNLKDALLCNEEEKQEIQKEYQEHLLLINNLRLEVEDWKNTYDKTLQRNSNLEKYTERLIEENSRLSQDVEEKSTAVENLMKIINNKSQEINKLVHEMEKKKYETTDLCRQLNDLRERFDLSLMSSESEKLDAIKSLQIARQESQELLEKVKDYDQVIHKNADFIKSLELQVEDNRDLQNLLMSTMEENRTLKLNLEDRENANSILLQEIQRLRKVNEYSADNISSLREENDHYKMSLELNQTESGELRDKLMNYDNVNIQLKTLQGSHTRLLEEKKRLENELLAKASELENAQHSMLLDKRESDDLITRLQRSEGSKDDELYKMSEAYHIANSEKRAAKNELEEKNRYIESILQTVNSLKHQNAELLQKCNDAEELEQNLISLKKAYSELATEMNTLQNDFDIKTDEYTQLYNTLESKIEENRDLFERVRLLERSQEMATNDIKALQDEKYSIQAKANVIEQESAVLISKIKHYENLELEFDKLKRAHDEMRVEKETLQSELNMQLADLRRMEQENCELHSHSQTLLSHSEDLENALIGARTELIRKSSYTVNSYKDIMAEIEAMKNEKVSNQIKIRDLRDRLEESENIISKLSEDILARDDKIATLQNHINNLEEEVRRLHAGLSEAIDTGEQMNDFSFQKIDSLRNMEAHHSKATHNMKMELAKLQQENSMLSEQLSVTRIKSEECSREEHKYVSKIMQLQNEKEIIVTDIKQLELTSVGDSALAPNNCDVEDILASLDRIRRCLDARCQTLLQVQTSSQLLLSKADEAKKIVEREKQKIISEKEEAIKDKQNMEQQLYDLKDKLEKQIANDREVIIDLEATMQNQKLVYDSCIQSRTAYISKLEEELENLKDVYQKSFEKINDLQEKLQNMSEDKNNLIKTMNNVRADLEAKSQEVNELQKEFEALKNKPSRNMGVQAQTSDDHRNMGTQIDKDYFIDEDKKFYVDSGVMMNETKDQYVDQMDSLHLMSLRSPLDKKQKEPEGITQAQHLINEVQVLAANVEPTFEVFKSSYIDYKMKRLRPGKLQQLSLPRISTTREKSTQAHRSGKRYSNAKTQSNNLIDIYNRQSMHTNSSKGNEESENNVGDKNPGQSQGKSTGTGYPTRESYETDSNIKRKYKDAKTFAGSSSDKSTDKDLFVIYNDSESSYNNNPENNTNNPKNKGKNKGAWSGKGHSEIVVEAVTVHPTKKEKSMDTNPKHQIDQDSYIFRDIDETAEDDSVKHKLKINLPRVGIESPSVITSSDGDKKSLDSYTLAIYSSPKRLSDSDIKISDDVDGKKIRLGTPSLPTMSNDDNQFLDSYNSLGVGSEFDTVRPGLMKTKAIETDSGTSKQKHSQVLRKNTKTSNPFESESHHKLSRVGADVLLLKSAERKKSPEKRARQNFGLEYILDTVQGEVDPDVVNYYANKDIRKTRSDERFNLVKIREKSDSSPSRLSELKMSSTEYKTISTVSKYSDKSQPKSYAERSIMAKLDINKDYENKITSLTKALENIEKDYKKKIEAIKVQYDSNIKSIINEHNQGVKSIQSLHEETLQDIIKLHENEVENLRTMSIEALRKAEKLEKENRALKTKALDTVTACLDEEPIKMPPQEPKKRKKCREETKMLTKTRVEAINVRPKMRSNGPCTCSLDVNVSDTIRNIFEQVDVEQRKMAEHTYMKYIANKIVNGNVEALDAQELSFLHLKVCRTWKTKLSKEEAFQKRIDSFESELMTKQRNAQQHIAELDRKVAEERRRLQEVREAVCRSSSPGSRGCSPVAGQYSHPPGPTNTAAEKDLACGCTIQGFNMEASSRQSAGDLAPKQNNLEPRTPRLRKENIRADLARLDVEERRERKSYNDEPPTRLRRSGDRQLPRANKK, translated from the exons ATGTCTTTCATAACGAAAAGGGAGCGTGTGTTCAACGAATACAATCTGTACGACTTACCGGCGCGGAACGAGGGCAAGCTGAAGGCGTACGCGTCATGCACGGACGCGAGAGCCTGGTCCCACTTCTGCTCTGACAAGAGCGAACACTTGGTGGAAATTATAAAGAGGAACAACGAGACGGTCCGCCCCAAGTATCTACCAACAAACGTGATCGTTGACACTCTCATGGTGGCGAAGAACGCGGAGATCGCACGCTTGAAGCGCAAGATAGAAGGCTTCGAGCAAATGTTGGCCGCGTACGAACAACTCGACCTCTCGTGTGATCAGAGATGTGAGATCGCTCAAGCC CATGCAGCAATAAAGGCGGCCAACAAAGAACTCGACGAATTG TATTTGGATTTGGACTTGTCTGGTTTTACGGGAGag gGCGTTGATTCAGAAGGTTTTCAG ACCGGAAAATCAAGAGGCGATGAG agcaCCTTCGAGGAG actTTGCTTCCAATAAGTAAC CAGCGGTACGAACCACGCATGGACCAGCGCATGGAACAACGCACGACACCACGCATGACACCACGCACGGACCCACGCATGGACACACGCACGGACACACGAATGGAACAAAGCATGACACCACGCACGGAGCCACGCCTGAGCACACGCATGGAACCACGCCTGAGCACACGCACGGATCCACGCACGGATCCACGCACGGATCCACGCACGGATCCACGCATGGATCCACGAACGGACACACGCATGGACACACGCATGGAACCACGCCTGAGCACACGCACGGATCCACGCACGGATCCACGCATGGACACACGCATGGACACACGCATGGAACCACGCACGGACACACACATGGAACCACGCATGGAACAACGAATGGAGCCACGTACGGGACAACGCATGGAATCACCAAAACCAGTAAAAGAGTCTAAGGCCATTCAAAATGATGTGAAATGCGCTTGTGATGCTGCTACAC TCGTCAACAATACAGGATATGACGAAATGAAAGACACAATTATTGCGAAAGATGCTAAACTAAGCGCCATGAAAAATACCATAGCT GTCATGGAAAACGATGTTTGCGAGCCCTACTGCTATTATGCACATATATATACAGCATTAGAGAAAATATTTGGCATTCTTTGTCAAAACGATAAGTACAGGCAGTATCTGAAATTATTG ACTGCCGGAAAGGACACTCGCTGCATTGATATCAAGGGACACATACTTTTCAAGCTAAAAGTCTTGGAAAAATTCTGCTGTGCATTAATAGCGCCTTGCACCCAAGACTTCGTTTCTCATGGGACTGTACATAAAGACGACTGTGCCTGCTATCGAGTAGATTTAGTATCCCGCGTTGAACCAACTTATGCTCTGACAACGGCTGAAGCAAATCAACCAAGTCTTGATAACAAGAGAGCACACCTTGTAGCAGACATCATAAAGAATGACGAAATGAAAGAAATTTTAGATAAAGATGACGAAGAATATAAGCTCGAAGATGAACAAACTGATGATGTTTTTGTCATAGATAACTACAACATAGATGGAGAGAACCTTAAACGCCTTAAAAGACTACAAGAGAATTATGATGATTTGATGACCTGCTATGAAGCAATCAAACACGAAAAAGACTGTTTAGAAATACGTTGTAAAAAGTACGAAGAAGTAGAAAAGGAATTTGAAACTTTGAAAGCTCAAATGAGGGAATATAATTCACTTTGGAATGAAAAAGAACATTACAGGAAGCGATCTATTGATCTTGATTCTTTGAAAGAACAATACCTCATATTATCTGATGAAACATCTAGTTTAGAGACCCAACTTAAAGCCGAAACAGAAATTAATCACATTAAATGTAAAGCAATGGAAGGCTTAAggaatgaaaatattatgttagaAAAGAAATTGAACGAAGCCTCCATTGCTTTTGAAAAGGAAAAGAATGCATTACTGTGCAAGTTAAAGGAAGCCGACTGCAGAGTTATATGCCAGgggcaacaaataaaaaatcttaaccaACAAATTGATAAACTCATAGAACAAGATCGTGACAAA TTAGATTTATCAATGCCGGATGCAGATATGCATTCGGTTGCATTTTATGATGAAATTGAGTCTACTAAGgaacaaataaagaatttgaagGATGCGCTTCTGTGtaatgaagaagaaaaacaagAGATACAGAAGGAGTATCAAGAGCACTTATTGCTTATCAATAACCTCAGACTAGAGGTAGAAGAttggaaaa ATACATATGATAAAACACTACAACGCAACTCCAATTTGGAAAAGTATACTGAAAGGTTAATAGAAGAGAATTCACGTTTATCCCAAGACGTTGAAGAAAAGTCGACAGCCGTTgagaatttaatgaaaataattaataataaatcacagGAAATCAATAAGTTAGTGCATGAAATggagaaaaagaaatatgaaaccACGGATTTATGCAGGCAACTCAATGATTTACGTGAACGATTCGACTTGAGCCTAATGTCTTCAGAAAGCGAAAAATTAGATGCTATAAAATCTTTACAGATAGCCCGACAAGAAAGTCAGGAGCTATTAGAAAAAGTAAAAGATTACGATCAGGTCATTCACAAAAATGCTGATTTTATAAAGTCTTTAGAACTTCAGGTAGAAGATAATAGGGACCTTCAAAATTTGCTTATGAGTACTATGGAGGAAAATAGaactttgaaattaaacttAGAGGACCGTGAAAATGCGAATTCAATTTTACTGCAAGAAATTCAGAGATTGCGTAAAGTTAATGAATATAGCGCTGATAATATAAGCAGTTTACGAGAAGAAAATGATCACTATAAAATGTCTTTAGAACTAAATCAAACAGAAAGTGGCGAGCTTAGAGACAAATTAATGAACTACGATAATGTTAATATTCAGTTAAAAACTTTGCAAGGATCGCATACAAGATTATTAGAAGAAAAGAAGAGACTTGAAAATGAGTTACTTGCGAAAGCCAGTGAACTCGAAAATGCACAACATTCTATGTTATTAGATAAAAGGGAGAGTGATGATTTAATAACCAGACTACAACGATCTGAAGGATCAAAAGATGATGAACTATATAAGATGAGTGAAGCTTATCATATAGCAAATAGTGAAAAACGAGCTGCTAAAAATGAATTAGAGGAAAAGAATAGATACATAGAAAGTATATTACAAACTGTTAATAGTTTGAAGCATCAAAATGCTGAGTTGTTACAAAAATGCAACGACGCGGAAGAACTAgaacaaaacttaatatcttTAAAGAAAGCTTATAGTGAATTGGCAACAGAAATGAATACGTTACAAAATGATTTTGACATAAAGACAGACGAATACACTCAATTATATAATACTTTAGAAAGCAAAATTGAAGAGAACCGAGACTTGTTCGAAAGGGTAAGACTTTTAGAGCGGAGCCAAGAAATGGCCACAAATGATATAAAAGCTTTGCAAGATGAGAAATATTCGATTCAAGCCAAAGCTAATGTAATAGAACAGGAAAGCGCGGTACTGAtaagcaaaattaaacattatgaaAATTTAGAGTTAGAATTTGATAAACTAAAAAGAGCTCACGATGAAATGAGGGTTGAAAAAGAAACTTTACAAAGCGAACTCAACATGCAGTTGGCTGACTTGAGAAGGATGGAACAAGAAAATTGTGAATTACACAGTCATAGTCAAACATTATTAAGTCATAGTGAAGACTTGGAAAATGCTTTGATAGGGGCTAGAACTGAG CTGATCCGAAAGTCCAGTTATACAGTTAATTCTTATAAAGATATTATGGCAGAAATCGAAGCCATGAAAAACGAAAAAGTTTCGAATCAGATAAAGATACGGGATCTTCGTGATAGATTGGAGGAATCT gaaaacattatttctaaattatccGAAGACATTCTCGCACGAGACGACAAAATAGCAACTTTACAAAACCACATTAATAACTTGGAAGAGGAAGTCAGAAGGCTCCACGCCGGCTTGTCTGAAGCTATCGATACTGGTGAACAAATGAACGATTTTAGTTTCCAGAAAATTGATTCCTTGAGAAATATGGAGGCCCATC ACTCCAAGGCAACGCATAACATGAAAATGGAACTAGCAAAACTGCAACAAGAGAACTCCATGCTTTCTGAACAATTATCTGTGACTAGAATAAAGTCAGAGGAGTGTTCCCGAGAGGAACATAAATATGTGtcaaaaataatgcaattacAAAATGAGAAAGAAATTATTGTCACAGATATTAAGCAATTGGAGCTGACAAGCGTTGGCGACAGTGCCTTAGCGCCAAATAACTGTGATGTTGAAGACATCTTAGCGTCCCTCGATAGAATCAGGAGATGTCTAGATGCCAGATGCCAGACATTGCTACAAGTTCAAACATCTTCTCAATTGCTTTTGAGTAAAGCAGATGAAGCGAAAAAAATAGTtgaaagagaaaaacaaaaaattatatctgAAAAAGAAGAAGCAATAAAAGATAAGCAAAACATGGAACAACAATTATACGATCTTAAAGATAAGTTAGAAAAGCAAATTGCTAACGACAGAGAAGTTATTATTGACCTAGAAGCAACTATGCAAAATCAAAAACTAGTTTATGACAGTTGTATTCAATCAAGAACGGCTTACATTTCTAAATTGGAAGAAGAACTAGAAAATCTTAAGGATGTTTaccaaaaatcttttgaaaaaattAATGACTTACAAGAGAAGCTACAAAATATGAGTGAAGACaagaacaatttaataaaaacaatgaataatgtTAGAGCAGATCTGGAAGCAAAATCTCAAGAAGTGAATGAATTGCAAAAAGAATTTGAGGCATTGAAGAACAAGCCTAGCCGCAATATGGGAGTTCAGGCTCAGACCTCTGACGATCACCGAAATATGGGAACTCAGAtagataaagattattttattgatgaagACAAAAAGTTTTACGTTGATTCAGGTGTAATGatgaatgaaacaaaagatCAGTATGTTGATCAAATGGATAGTTTACATCTGATGTCACTTCGATCACCTttagataaaaaacaaaaagaacctGAAGGCATAACCCAAGCACAGcatttaattaatgaagtaCAAGTATTAGCCGCAAATGTAGAACCAACATTTGAAGTATTTAAAAGCAGTTACATagattataaaatgaaacgttTACGCCCAGGAAAATTACAACAACTATCTTTACCCCGTATTTCGACTACTAGAGAAAAATCAACTCAGGCTCATAGATCGGGCAAAAGATATTCAAATGCGAAAACGCAAAGCAATAATTTGATAGATATTTATAATCGGCAGTCTATGCATACCAATTCTTCAAAAGGTAATGAGGAGTCGGAAAATAATGTTGGTGACAAAAATCCAGGTCAGAGTCAAGGAAAGTCAACTGGAACTGGGTACCCCACAAGAGAAAGTTATGAAACGGATAGTAATATCAAACGAAAATATAAAGATGCTAAAACGTTCGCTGGATCTTCCTCAGATAAATCAACAGATAaggatttatttgttatatacaACGATAGCGAAAGTAGCTATAATAACAATCCTGAAAATAATACCAATAATCCcaaaaataaaggtaaaaataaaggGGCATGGTCAGGCAAGGGGCATTCAGAAATAGTAGTCGAAGCGGTAACAGTACACCCtacaaaaaaagagaaaagCATGGATACAAATCCTAAACATCAAATTGACCAAGATTCTTATATTTTCCGAGATATAGATGAAACCGCTGAGGATGATAGCGTAAAacacaaacttaaaattaatttacctcGAGTTGGAATAGAAAGTCCATCTGTAATTACGTCTTCAGACGGTGACAAAAAATCGTTAGACTCCTATACTCTTGCGATTTATTCCTCACCAAAAAGACTTTCAGATTCAGATATAAAAATTAGTGATGATGTGGATGGCAAAAAAATTAGGCTTGGGACTCCTTCATTACCAACAATGTCTAATGATGATAATCAATTCTTGGACTCTTATAACTCATTAGGAGTAGGCTCAGAATTTGATACTGTAAGACCAGGATTGATGAAAACAAAAGCCATTGAAACTGACAGTGGAAcatctaaacaaaaacattctcaAGTATTGAGGAAAAATACCAAAACATCAAATCCTTTTGAGAGTGAATCTCACCACAAACTTTCTAGAGTCGGGGCTGATGTTCTTCTACTGAAATCTGCAGAAAGGAAAAAGTCCCCTGAAAAAAGAGCAAGGCAAAACTTTGGACTAGAATATATTTTGGACACCGTTCAAGGTGAAGTAGACCCTGATGTTGTGAACTACTACGCAAATAAAGACATACGAAAAACTAGAAGTGACGAGAGAtttaatttggtaaaaataagagaaaaatctGATTCAAGTCCTTCGAGGCTCAGCGAGCTTAAGATGTCATCTACggaatataaaactatttcgaCAGTCAGCAAATACAGTGACAAAAGTCAACCAAAATCCTATGCTGAACGCAGCATAATGGCAAAGTtggatataaataaagattatgaaaataaaataacatctttGACGAAGGCAttggaaaatattgaaaaggattataagaaaaaaattgaagcTATAAAAGTACAATACGATAGTAATATCAAAAGCATAATTAATGAACATAATCAAGGCGTAAAAAGCATACAAAGTTTACATGAAGAAACACTGCAGGATATAATTAAACTGCACGAAAATGAAGTCGAAAACCTTAGAACTATGAGCATTGAAGCCTTAAGGAAGGCTGAAAAGTTGGAAAAAGAAAACCGAGCTTTAAAAACCAAGGCTCTTGATACAGTCACCGCATGTCTGGATGAG GAGCCTATTAAAATGCCGCCACAAGAGCCCAAAAAGCGAAAGAAATGTCGAGAGGAGACCAAGATGCTGACGAAGACCAGGGTGGAGGCGATCAACGTGAGACCGAAGATGCGATCAAACGGGCCTTGTACTTGCTCCCTAGACGTAAACGTATCGGACACTATCCGCAACATATTCGAACAAGTTGACGTAGAGCAGCGAAAGATGGCCGAACACACCTACATGAAGTACATAGCCAACAAGATCGTAAACGGAAACGTTGAA GCATTGGACGCACAAGAGTTGTCTTTCCTTCACCTAAAAGTCTGTCGCACTTGGAAAACGAAACTGTCGAAAGAGGAGGCGTTTCAGAAGAGAATAGATTCTTTTGAAAGCGAGCTGATGACTAAACAAAGAAATGCTCAACAACACA TAGCGGAACTAGACCGCAAGGTAGCAGAAGAAAGGCGTCGGTTACAAGAGGTGCGGGAAGCGGTATGCAGGAGTAGTTCACCCGGGTCCAGAGGCTGCAGTCCTGTCGCCGGGCAATACTCCCACCCGCCAGGCCCGACCAACACTGCCGCTGAGAAAGACCTTGC GTGTGGCTGCACCATCCAGGGCTTCAATATGGAAGCGAGCAGCCGACAGTCTGCTGGGGACCTAGCCCCAAAGCAGAACAACCTCGAGCCGCGCACCCCGCGCCTGCGCAAAGAAAACATCCGG GCGGACCTGGCAAGGCTGGACGTCGAAGAACGGCGGGAAAGGAAATCCTACAACGATGAGCCCCCAACCAGGTTACGCAGGTCGGGAGACCGACAACTGCCTCGCGCCAATAAAAAgtga